One Gadus chalcogrammus isolate NIFS_2021 chromosome 22, NIFS_Gcha_1.0, whole genome shotgun sequence genomic window carries:
- the tfap2e gene encoding transcription factor AP-2-epsilon isoform X1 produces MLWKSRSKNELYGAQDRADGLTGSSPSGRLSQLSSLNQAAYASAPPLCHTPASDFQPPYFPPPYPQSSLSYASQGQESAYSHLSDPYPSINSIHQHQQAAWHSQRSRSEEGALLSQSHRALSLDPRRDYPGVPRLLHGLGEGAAALGEGPLGMHIGHHSIEDIQGMEEASALGILDHSVIKKVPLPSKLNGSSLSALSLSKEGVGMGCVSNPAEVFCSVPGRLSLLSSTSKYKVTVGEVQRRLSPPECLNASLLGGVLRRAKSKNGGRCLRERLEKIGLNLPAGRRKAANVTLLTSLVEGEAVHLARDFGYVCETEFPARATAEFLVRRSDPDQLPTRRSMLLATKEICKEFMDLMSQDRSPLGGSRPTPCLEPTVQGSLTHFSLLTHGFGTPAICAALSAFQSYLLEAVKVLDKGEGGGKGHHGDKEVKHRK; encoded by the exons ATGCTCTGGAAGTCTCGCTCCAAGAACGAGCTGTATGGAGCTCAG GACCGCGCGGACGGCCTGACCGGCTCCTCGCCCAGCGGCCGCCTCTCGCAGCTCTCCTCGCTCAACCAGGCGGCCTACGCCTCGGCCCCGCCGCTCTGCCACACCCCGGCCTCCGACTTCCAGCCACCCTACTTCCCCCCTCCGTACCCGCAGTCCTCCCTCTCCTACGCGTCCCAGGGCCAGGAGTCGGCCTACTCGCACCTATCCGACCCCTACCCATCAATCAACTCcatccaccaacaccagcaggcCGCATGGCACTCGCAGCGGTCCCGCTCCGAGGAGGGGGCTCTCCTGTCGCAGTCCCACCGGGCGCTGAGCCTCGATCCCCGCAGGGATTACCCGGGAGTACCGAGGCTCCTGCACGGCCTCGGGGAAGGGGCCGCGGCGCTCGGTGAGGGCCCCCTCGGGATGCACATAGGACACCACAGCATAGAAGACATCCAG GGGATGGAGGAGGCGTCTGCCCTCGGCATCCTCGACCACTCTGTCATTAAAAAAG tccccctcccctccaagcTGAACGGCTCCTCCCTGTCGGCGCTGTCCCTCTCCAAGGAGGGCGTGGGGATGGGCTGCGTGTCCAACCCGGCGGAGGTCTTCTGCTCGGTGCCGGGCCGGCTCTCCCTGCTCAGCTCCACCTCCAAGTACAAGGTGACGGTGGGCGAGGTGCAGCGCCGCCTCTCACCACCAGAGTGCCTCAACGCCTCCCTGCTGGGCGGAGTCCTGCGCAG GGCCAAGTCCAAGAACGGGGGCCGCTGTCTGCGGGAGCGTCTGGAGAAGATCGGCCTCAACCTGCCCGCAGGCCGACGCAAGGCGGCCAACGTCACGCTGCTCACGTCCCTGGTGGAgg GCGAGGCGGTCCACCTGGCGAGGGACTTCGGCTACGTGTGTGAGACGGAGTTCCCTGCGCGGGCGACCGCAGAGTTCCTGGTGCGGCGCAGCGACCCCGACCAGCTGCCCACCCGCCGCAGCATGCTGCTGGCCACCaa ggagATCTGCAAGGAGTTCATGGACCTGATGTCCCAGGACCGGTCCCCGTTGGGGGGCAGCCGGCCCACCCCCTGCCTGGAGCCCACCGTGCAGGGCAGCCTCACACACTTCAGCCTGCTCACGCACGGCTTCGGCACGCCCGCCATCTGCGCCGCGCTCTCCGCCTTCCAGAGCTACCTGCTGGAGGCCGTCAAGGTGCTGGACAAGGGCGAGGGCGGGGGCAAGGGTCACCACGGCGACAAGGAGGTCAAGCACCGGAaatag
- the tfap2e gene encoding transcription factor AP-2-epsilon isoform X2 produces the protein MLVHTYSAMDRADGLTGSSPSGRLSQLSSLNQAAYASAPPLCHTPASDFQPPYFPPPYPQSSLSYASQGQESAYSHLSDPYPSINSIHQHQQAAWHSQRSRSEEGALLSQSHRALSLDPRRDYPGVPRLLHGLGEGAAALGEGPLGMHIGHHSIEDIQGMEEASALGILDHSVIKKVPLPSKLNGSSLSALSLSKEGVGMGCVSNPAEVFCSVPGRLSLLSSTSKYKVTVGEVQRRLSPPECLNASLLGGVLRRAKSKNGGRCLRERLEKIGLNLPAGRRKAANVTLLTSLVEGEAVHLARDFGYVCETEFPARATAEFLVRRSDPDQLPTRRSMLLATKEICKEFMDLMSQDRSPLGGSRPTPCLEPTVQGSLTHFSLLTHGFGTPAICAALSAFQSYLLEAVKVLDKGEGGGKGHHGDKEVKHRK, from the exons ATGTTAGTTCACACCTATTCGGCCATG GACCGCGCGGACGGCCTGACCGGCTCCTCGCCCAGCGGCCGCCTCTCGCAGCTCTCCTCGCTCAACCAGGCGGCCTACGCCTCGGCCCCGCCGCTCTGCCACACCCCGGCCTCCGACTTCCAGCCACCCTACTTCCCCCCTCCGTACCCGCAGTCCTCCCTCTCCTACGCGTCCCAGGGCCAGGAGTCGGCCTACTCGCACCTATCCGACCCCTACCCATCAATCAACTCcatccaccaacaccagcaggcCGCATGGCACTCGCAGCGGTCCCGCTCCGAGGAGGGGGCTCTCCTGTCGCAGTCCCACCGGGCGCTGAGCCTCGATCCCCGCAGGGATTACCCGGGAGTACCGAGGCTCCTGCACGGCCTCGGGGAAGGGGCCGCGGCGCTCGGTGAGGGCCCCCTCGGGATGCACATAGGACACCACAGCATAGAAGACATCCAG GGGATGGAGGAGGCGTCTGCCCTCGGCATCCTCGACCACTCTGTCATTAAAAAAG tccccctcccctccaagcTGAACGGCTCCTCCCTGTCGGCGCTGTCCCTCTCCAAGGAGGGCGTGGGGATGGGCTGCGTGTCCAACCCGGCGGAGGTCTTCTGCTCGGTGCCGGGCCGGCTCTCCCTGCTCAGCTCCACCTCCAAGTACAAGGTGACGGTGGGCGAGGTGCAGCGCCGCCTCTCACCACCAGAGTGCCTCAACGCCTCCCTGCTGGGCGGAGTCCTGCGCAG GGCCAAGTCCAAGAACGGGGGCCGCTGTCTGCGGGAGCGTCTGGAGAAGATCGGCCTCAACCTGCCCGCAGGCCGACGCAAGGCGGCCAACGTCACGCTGCTCACGTCCCTGGTGGAgg GCGAGGCGGTCCACCTGGCGAGGGACTTCGGCTACGTGTGTGAGACGGAGTTCCCTGCGCGGGCGACCGCAGAGTTCCTGGTGCGGCGCAGCGACCCCGACCAGCTGCCCACCCGCCGCAGCATGCTGCTGGCCACCaa ggagATCTGCAAGGAGTTCATGGACCTGATGTCCCAGGACCGGTCCCCGTTGGGGGGCAGCCGGCCCACCCCCTGCCTGGAGCCCACCGTGCAGGGCAGCCTCACACACTTCAGCCTGCTCACGCACGGCTTCGGCACGCCCGCCATCTGCGCCGCGCTCTCCGCCTTCCAGAGCTACCTGCTGGAGGCCGTCAAGGTGCTGGACAAGGGCGAGGGCGGGGGCAAGGGTCACCACGGCGACAAGGAGGTCAAGCACCGGAaatag